The Sphingomicrobium sp. genome has a window encoding:
- a CDS encoding SPFH domain-containing protein: protein MADTQVIALTATSERKAGTGSGYGMLVVLLLAIALDAYGIQRLGDGADFTSLAIVGIATLAIILVLPGFYMLQPNQGAAITLFGEYRGTDRATGLRWTWPWMAKKKVSVRANNFISEKIKVNDLRGNPIEMAAQIVWRVVDTAQALFDVDDYKQFVRVQVEAAIRTIGSRYPYDDFEHQEVTLRGNHDQVGAELRSELIARLAVAGITVDECGFTHLAYAQEIAGAMLRRQQAQAVVAARKTLVEGAVGMVEMALEQLSEKNVVELDDERRAAMVSNLMVVLCGERDTQPVVNTGTLYQ from the coding sequence ATGGCTGACACTCAGGTCATTGCACTGACGGCAACCAGCGAGCGGAAGGCAGGAACGGGGAGCGGCTATGGCATGCTGGTCGTCCTCCTGCTCGCGATCGCGCTCGATGCGTACGGGATCCAGCGGCTCGGCGACGGAGCCGACTTCACCAGCCTGGCGATCGTCGGGATCGCGACGCTGGCGATCATCCTCGTCCTGCCCGGCTTCTACATGCTTCAGCCCAACCAGGGGGCGGCGATCACCTTGTTCGGCGAATATCGCGGCACCGACCGGGCAACCGGTCTGCGCTGGACCTGGCCGTGGATGGCCAAGAAGAAGGTCTCGGTCCGCGCCAACAACTTCATCTCCGAAAAGATTAAGGTGAACGACCTTCGCGGCAACCCGATCGAAATGGCCGCGCAGATCGTCTGGCGCGTGGTCGACACGGCGCAGGCCCTGTTCGATGTCGACGATTACAAGCAGTTCGTTCGCGTCCAGGTCGAGGCCGCGATCCGCACCATCGGCTCGCGCTACCCCTATGACGACTTCGAGCATCAGGAAGTCACGCTGCGCGGCAATCACGACCAGGTCGGGGCCGAGCTTCGCAGCGAGCTGATCGCGCGGCTGGCGGTAGCCGGCATCACGGTCGACGAGTGCGGCTTCACCCACCTTGCCTACGCGCAGGAAATCGCGGGTGCGATGCTTCGCCGGCAGCAGGCGCAGGCCGTCGTCGCGGCGCGCAAGACCCTGGTCGAGGGTGCGGTCGGGATGGTCGAAATGGCGCTCGAGCAGCTATCCGAAAAGAATGTTGTCGAACTCGACGACGAGCGGCGGGCGGCGATGGTGTCGAACCTGATGGTCGTCCTGTGCGGCGAGCGCGATACCCAGCCCGTCGTCAACACCGGCACCTTGTACCAGTAA
- a CDS encoding toxin-antitoxin system HicB family antitoxin — protein sequence MPGGERKAYPLRVDPDLWSAVERCAAAELRSVNAEVEILLREALKQRGVKLDAPKPIKRGRPPKEEKYG from the coding sequence ATGCCCGGCGGCGAGCGCAAGGCGTACCCCTTGAGGGTGGACCCGGACCTCTGGTCCGCGGTCGAGCGCTGCGCCGCCGCCGAGCTTCGAAGCGTCAATGCCGAGGTCGAAATCCTGCTTCGCGAAGCGCTCAAGCAACGCGGCGTGAAGCTCGACGCGCCCAAGCCGATCAAGCGCGGGCGCCCACCGAAGGAGGAAAAGTATGGCTGA
- a CDS encoding alpha/beta fold hydrolase, translated as MSAIMAMLAGAAAAAQPISAPGPQGPLAGTFEKAGKNAPVVLIIPGSGPTDRDGNNPLGVKGGPYAQLAQALKAKGVSSVRIDKRGMFGSKAAIADPAKVTIDDYAADVHSWVRAIRKQAGARCVWVLGHSEGGLVAMTAAQKPAGICGIVLVSTGGRKLGDIIRDQIRSNPANAPVLDVTMTAIDSLESGKTVDVTGMHPALQRLFAPQVQPYLIDMMKRQPTKLAAAVRVPVLIVQGERDLQVSVADAEALAAAQPKAVLKLIPAMNHALRDVASDDRAANAESYADEKAPVDADLVAAIADFVKP; from the coding sequence ATGAGTGCAATCATGGCCATGCTCGCCGGTGCGGCGGCGGCCGCCCAGCCGATCAGCGCGCCCGGCCCGCAAGGGCCGCTTGCCGGAACGTTCGAAAAAGCAGGCAAGAATGCTCCGGTCGTGCTGATCATCCCCGGCTCCGGTCCGACGGATCGCGACGGGAACAATCCGCTTGGCGTGAAGGGCGGGCCCTATGCGCAGCTCGCCCAAGCGCTGAAGGCGAAGGGCGTCTCAAGCGTCCGCATCGACAAGCGCGGCATGTTCGGCAGCAAGGCGGCAATCGCCGACCCCGCAAAGGTGACGATCGACGATTATGCGGCCGACGTGCACTCCTGGGTCCGCGCCATCCGCAAGCAGGCCGGCGCGAGGTGCGTCTGGGTGCTGGGTCACAGCGAAGGCGGGCTCGTCGCGATGACGGCGGCGCAGAAGCCGGCCGGCATCTGCGGGATCGTTCTCGTGTCGACCGGCGGCCGCAAGCTCGGCGACATCATTCGCGACCAGATCAGGTCGAATCCGGCCAATGCGCCGGTTCTCGACGTGACCATGACGGCGATCGATTCGCTCGAAAGCGGCAAAACTGTCGACGTCACAGGCATGCACCCCGCCCTCCAGCGCCTCTTTGCGCCGCAGGTTCAGCCATATCTGATCGACATGATGAAGCGGCAGCCGACGAAGCTCGCCGCCGCCGTCCGTGTGCCGGTGCTGATCGTCCAGGGCGAACGCGACCTCCAGGTCTCCGTCGCCGATGCCGAGGCCCTGGCCGCGGCGCAGCCGAAGGCCGTGCTGAAGCTCATTCCGGCGATGAACCACGCACTGCGCGACGTCGCATCCGACGACCGCGCGGCGAATGCGGAAAGCTATGCGGATGAAAAAGCGCCGGTCGATGCCGACCTCGTCGCTGCCATCGCCGATTTCGTGAAGCCCTGA
- the ispG gene encoding flavodoxin-dependent (E)-4-hydroxy-3-methylbut-2-enyl-diphosphate synthase, with translation MSSIRPWRTIERRKSRQIMLGSVPVGGDAPITVQTMTNTPTEDAAATIDQIRRCEDAGADIIRVSCPTVEATAALRQIVRAARVPIVADIHFHYKRALEAADAGAACLRINPGNIGSEERVKEVIAAARANGCAIRIGVNAGSLEKDLLEKYGEPCPEALVESALDHIRILEDHGFQEYKVAVKASDVFLAVAAYQQLADQVDCPLHLGITEAGGLIGGTVKSSIGIGSLLWAGIGDTIRVSLSAEPEEEVRVGYEILKSLGIRSRGVRVVSCPSCARQGFDVIRTVEALEGRLQHIKTPMSLSVLGCVVNGPGEARETDIGITGGGNGKHMVYLSGVTDHHVQDEGMIDHIVRLVEAKAAEIEASLEAPVLDAAE, from the coding sequence ATGTCTTCCATCCGTCCCTGGCGCACCATCGAGCGGCGAAAGTCGCGGCAGATCATGCTCGGCTCCGTGCCCGTCGGCGGAGACGCGCCGATCACCGTACAGACGATGACCAACACGCCGACGGAAGATGCGGCGGCGACGATCGACCAGATCCGCCGCTGCGAGGACGCCGGTGCCGACATCATCCGCGTGTCCTGCCCGACGGTCGAAGCGACGGCCGCCCTGCGCCAGATCGTCCGTGCCGCCCGGGTGCCGATCGTCGCCGACATCCATTTCCACTACAAGCGTGCGCTCGAAGCCGCCGACGCCGGCGCCGCCTGCCTGCGCATCAACCCGGGCAACATCGGCTCGGAAGAGCGGGTCAAGGAAGTCATCGCCGCCGCCCGCGCCAACGGTTGCGCCATCCGCATCGGTGTGAATGCCGGCAGCCTCGAAAAGGATCTGCTTGAGAAGTACGGCGAGCCGTGTCCGGAGGCTTTGGTCGAAAGCGCGCTCGACCACATCCGCATTCTCGAGGACCACGGCTTCCAGGAGTATAAGGTCGCGGTGAAGGCCAGCGACGTGTTCCTCGCGGTCGCCGCCTACCAGCAGCTCGCCGACCAGGTCGATTGCCCGCTGCATCTCGGCATTACCGAAGCCGGCGGCCTGATCGGCGGCACTGTCAAATCCTCAATAGGCATCGGCTCACTGCTTTGGGCCGGCATCGGCGACACCATCCGTGTCTCCCTCTCCGCCGAGCCGGAAGAGGAAGTCCGCGTCGGCTATGAAATCCTCAAGTCGCTCGGCATCCGCAGTCGCGGTGTGCGCGTCGTCTCCTGCCCCAGCTGCGCGCGCCAGGGTTTCGACGTCATCCGCACCGTCGAAGCGCTCGAAGGCCGGCTGCAGCACATCAAGACGCCGATGAGCCTTTCCGTCCTTGGCTGCGTCGTCAACGGACCCGGCGAGGCGCGCGAGACCGACATCGGCATCACCGGCGGCGGCAACGGCAAGCACATGGTCTATCTGTCGGGCGTTACGGACCACCATGTGCAGGACGAAGGCATGATCGACCACATCGTCCGCCTGGTCGAAGCCAAGGCCGCGGAGATCGAAGCGTCGCTCGAAGCGCCCGTGCTCGACGCCGCTGAATAG
- a CDS encoding DMT family transporter, whose amino-acid sequence MNRVAQQPLAAFAAALAAVALLSVMDAVMKHLVLAIGIVSVSVWRSAANLIISGSLYLPRRLPWPARKTLVIHVSRGAVSTLMAVLFFWGIGRVPLAQAIALTFIAPLIAMLLAPLFLKEKLGARSLAGALMALAGVIVIMLGQARAELGPKVMIGSLAILGSALCYSANILMMRWQALAAKPLEINFFQSSVILAIWLLALPFVGLPAWPVGEVEWVIVASLLSTGGALLFAWAYARGEASYLAVTEYSAFLWAAALGWLVFSEPVSLYTVAGALMIVGGCLVAARRKPSVPPEIEATA is encoded by the coding sequence ATGAACCGTGTCGCCCAACAACCCCTTGCCGCCTTCGCCGCCGCGCTCGCCGCGGTCGCGCTGCTGTCCGTGATGGACGCGGTGATGAAGCACCTGGTGCTGGCGATTGGGATCGTTTCGGTCAGCGTTTGGCGCAGCGCCGCGAACCTGATCATCAGCGGCAGCCTCTATCTGCCGCGGCGTCTGCCCTGGCCGGCGCGCAAGACGCTCGTCATCCACGTCAGCCGCGGGGCCGTCAGCACGCTGATGGCGGTGCTGTTCTTCTGGGGCATTGGCCGAGTGCCGCTTGCCCAGGCGATCGCCCTGACCTTCATCGCGCCGCTGATCGCGATGCTGCTCGCGCCCTTGTTCCTCAAGGAAAAGCTCGGTGCGCGCTCGCTGGCCGGTGCGCTCATGGCGCTCGCCGGCGTCATCGTGATCATGCTCGGCCAGGCACGCGCCGAGCTCGGCCCCAAGGTGATGATCGGCAGCCTGGCGATCCTCGGCTCCGCGCTTTGCTATTCGGCGAATATCCTGATGATGCGCTGGCAGGCGCTCGCCGCGAAGCCGCTGGAGATCAATTTTTTCCAGTCGAGCGTGATCCTGGCGATCTGGTTGCTCGCTCTGCCGTTCGTGGGTCTTCCGGCCTGGCCGGTAGGCGAGGTCGAGTGGGTGATCGTCGCCTCGCTGCTGTCGACCGGCGGCGCGCTGCTGTTCGCCTGGGCCTATGCACGCGGCGAAGCGAGCTACCTCGCCGTGACTGAATATAGCGCCTTCTTGTGGGCGGCCGCGCTTGGCTGGCTGGTCTTCAGCGAGCCGGTGTCCCTCTACACGGTGGCCGGCGCCTTGATGATCGTCGGCGGTTGCCTCGTCGCTGCCCGCCGCAAGCCCTCGGTGCCGCCTGAGATCGAGGCGACGGCCTAG
- a CDS encoding multidrug efflux SMR transporter produces MAWLWLIVGGLFEVGFTTSLRFVDGFRNLPWTLAFLVSVSISMGLLELASRSIPMGTAYAVWGGIGAVGTVIVGMLFFNEPSTTIRILLILAIVAAIAALRLTA; encoded by the coding sequence ATGGCTTGGCTATGGCTCATCGTCGGCGGCTTGTTCGAAGTCGGTTTCACCACGTCGCTGCGCTTCGTCGACGGCTTTCGTAACCTGCCTTGGACACTGGCCTTCCTGGTCAGCGTGTCGATCAGCATGGGTCTGCTGGAGCTCGCGTCGCGGTCGATCCCGATGGGCACCGCTTATGCGGTCTGGGGCGGTATCGGCGCAGTCGGCACGGTGATCGTCGGCATGCTCTTCTTCAACGAGCCTTCGACGACGATCCGAATCCTGCTGATCCTCGCCATCGTTGCGGCGATCGCCGCATTGAGGCTCACCGCTTAA
- a CDS encoding amidase produces MRTKLIALLASCSAAAASAQTVPPLGVDSGTSVPTMPAQPVTAALPAETNVRIAIDRITRIDPMLNSVIAIDPTAIEQARAVDAGTLRGPLAGQPVLLKDNIEAAGPLPTTAGSLALANNVTNRDAPLVARLRAAGAVILGKTNLSEWANIRSSHSISGWSAIGGQNRNPYALDRNTCGSSSGSGAAVAAGFARFAIGTETDGSVTCPASINGIVGLKPTVGLVSRTHIVPISHSQDTAGPMTLTVRDAAELLTVIAGSDPADEATRDADRRKTDYAAALDAGSLKGKRIGVMRFASGFGTDEVFEKALDLLRAQGATLVEIKKFDDSAIGGNEFNVLLTELKADLAKYLQSSPAPIPVRTLADVIKFNKDRAPQEMPLFGQETFEQADKTKGLSDPAYKKARETSFRAAGPNGIDKLLKEHNVVALVGPTMPPAWKIDAVNGDQISGGGAGSLAAVSGYPHLTVPMGLVKGLPVGLSFIGPKWSEARLLSLGYAFEQARGPFPTPQFYRSIEENEPSVAPWMNPAPR; encoded by the coding sequence ATGCGTACCAAGCTGATTGCACTTCTCGCCAGCTGCAGCGCCGCCGCAGCGTCGGCTCAGACGGTTCCGCCGCTAGGGGTGGACAGCGGCACGAGCGTGCCGACGATGCCGGCCCAGCCAGTGACAGCTGCGCTACCGGCGGAAACGAACGTGCGTATCGCCATCGACCGGATCACCCGCATCGACCCGATGCTCAATTCGGTCATCGCTATCGATCCGACCGCGATTGAGCAGGCGCGGGCGGTGGATGCCGGGACCTTACGCGGCCCGCTCGCCGGCCAGCCGGTGCTGCTCAAGGACAATATTGAGGCCGCGGGCCCCCTGCCCACGACGGCAGGCAGCCTGGCGCTCGCCAACAATGTGACCAACCGCGATGCGCCGCTGGTCGCGCGGCTGCGCGCCGCGGGAGCCGTGATCCTCGGCAAAACGAACCTCAGCGAATGGGCGAACATCCGCTCAAGCCACTCGATTTCGGGCTGGAGCGCGATCGGCGGGCAGAACCGCAACCCTTATGCGCTCGACCGCAACACCTGCGGCAGTTCGAGCGGCAGCGGCGCCGCGGTTGCGGCGGGCTTTGCTCGGTTTGCGATCGGCACGGAGACCGACGGATCGGTGACCTGCCCCGCTTCGATCAACGGGATCGTCGGCCTGAAGCCGACGGTCGGGCTGGTCAGCCGGACGCACATCGTGCCGATCAGCCACAGCCAGGATACGGCCGGGCCGATGACCCTGACGGTCCGCGACGCCGCCGAGCTGCTGACCGTGATCGCCGGAAGCGATCCGGCTGACGAGGCGACCCGCGACGCCGACAGGCGCAAGACCGACTATGCCGCGGCGCTCGATGCCGGCTCGCTGAAGGGCAAGCGCATCGGCGTGATGCGCTTCGCGTCTGGGTTCGGCACGGACGAGGTCTTCGAAAAGGCGCTGGACCTTCTGCGGGCGCAAGGCGCGACCCTCGTCGAGATCAAGAAGTTCGACGACAGCGCCATCGGCGGCAACGAGTTCAACGTGCTGCTGACGGAGCTCAAGGCCGACCTCGCCAAATATCTCCAGAGTAGCCCGGCGCCGATCCCGGTTCGCACGCTCGCCGACGTGATCAAGTTCAACAAGGACCGCGCGCCGCAGGAAATGCCGCTGTTCGGCCAGGAGACGTTCGAGCAGGCCGACAAGACCAAGGGCCTGAGCGATCCTGCGTACAAGAAGGCGCGCGAGACCAGCTTCCGCGCGGCGGGCCCGAATGGCATCGACAAGCTGCTGAAGGAGCACAATGTCGTAGCGCTGGTCGGCCCGACGATGCCGCCGGCGTGGAAGATCGACGCGGTCAACGGCGACCAGATTTCCGGCGGCGGCGCTGGCTCTCTCGCGGCGGTGTCAGGCTATCCGCACCTCACCGTGCCCATGGGCCTGGTCAAAGGCCTGCCGGTCGGCCTGAGCTTCATCGGTCCCAAGTGGAGCGAAGCCCGGCTGCTGTCCCTCGGCTATGCCTTCGAGCAGGCGCGCGGTCCCTTCCCGACGCCGCAATTCTACCGCTCGATCGAGGAGAATGAGCCGAGCGTCGCGCCGTGGATGAACCCGGCGCCGCGTTAA
- a CDS encoding TonB-dependent receptor yields the protein MNIRHLALTGVAIAALSTPATAQSVAQPVQPEVAEAPAVDDLDAEEEIVVTGARPRGSVIGDIPPQNVLNSRDIRATGASSVEEILEALAPQIGSGQGRSGGRPITLINGQRISSFRELRDVPPEAIQRMEILPEEVALKYGYRADQKVVNIVLRERFRSTTAQAGTRIATEGGYLGGNVDLTQFSVQRNGRTTMNAHVEGNGMLTEGERNILIDPDQSATADQQLAARSLLPTKRDVRLSGTMNRQLGTVGATFNAEVEHRDGRALVGLGDTLLVPLARNTSTDSSHGGIALNGTKGDWRWALTGNADVQQDVTRTERDDAPGDRSRQTLVSGDFKGTANGKLFTLPAGNASTTLTIGGSTLHLDSERQRLGVASSQSLGRTTGEAAVNVDLPISRRGRDFSALGNLTLSANAGVDQISDFGTLTTIGAGANWSPVDRLNLITSWSREEGAPSINQLGDPVLETPGTRIFDFTTGGTALVTATTGGNPDLLADRRTVWKLGGNWQPSEKTDLRLRAEYVRQTVDRPIAGLAVTPTLEAAFPERFVRNGAGELISVDLRPVNFDSSERQTLRFGFDFTKPLASRRPSQALVEQLRGQFGGARRPGGAEGAAPTAGADRQGARGAGAGGRGGGFGGRNGGRLTFSLTDTLTFVDKVIIGPGLAEIDYLGGDAAGQSGGTPRHNVEARAGYFNNGLGARLSANWRSGTTVDTLAGDELRFSPLSTFDLRLFANVGQIPEVVVKHPWLRGSQVTLQVDNVFNSRPNVRNGAGAVPLNYQPGLLDPLGRTVMISFRKLFLPARSFFRNERGQGQSR from the coding sequence ATGAATATACGTCACCTTGCGCTCACCGGCGTGGCGATTGCCGCGCTGTCCACGCCCGCTACCGCCCAATCCGTTGCTCAACCTGTTCAACCGGAGGTTGCGGAAGCCCCGGCAGTCGATGACCTGGACGCCGAAGAAGAGATCGTCGTTACCGGCGCCCGGCCGCGCGGCTCGGTCATCGGCGATATCCCACCGCAGAACGTGCTGAACTCCCGCGACATACGCGCGACCGGCGCCAGCAGCGTCGAGGAGATCCTGGAGGCGCTGGCGCCGCAGATTGGTAGCGGGCAGGGCCGTAGCGGCGGCCGTCCGATCACGCTCATCAACGGCCAGCGGATTTCGAGCTTCCGTGAGCTGCGCGACGTCCCGCCCGAAGCGATTCAGCGGATGGAGATCCTGCCGGAAGAAGTGGCGCTGAAATATGGCTATCGCGCCGACCAGAAGGTCGTGAACATCGTCCTTCGCGAGCGATTCCGCTCGACCACCGCTCAGGCCGGAACGCGCATCGCGACTGAAGGCGGCTATCTCGGCGGCAACGTCGACCTCACCCAGTTCAGCGTTCAGCGCAACGGCCGCACGACGATGAACGCGCATGTCGAAGGAAACGGCATGTTGACGGAGGGCGAGCGCAATATCCTGATCGACCCCGATCAGTCAGCGACGGCGGACCAACAGCTTGCGGCGCGGTCGTTGCTGCCGACCAAGCGCGATGTTCGGCTGTCCGGCACCATGAACCGCCAGCTCGGCACCGTCGGCGCCACGTTCAACGCCGAAGTCGAGCATCGCGATGGCCGCGCGCTGGTCGGGCTTGGCGACACTTTGCTCGTGCCGCTTGCCCGCAATACCAGCACCGACAGCAGCCATGGCGGTATCGCGCTCAACGGCACGAAGGGCGACTGGCGATGGGCGCTTACCGGGAACGCCGACGTCCAGCAGGACGTCACGCGTACCGAACGCGACGATGCTCCCGGCGACCGCTCGCGCCAGACTCTGGTGTCGGGGGACTTCAAGGGCACGGCGAACGGCAAGCTGTTCACGCTCCCTGCCGGCAATGCGAGCACCACGCTGACGATCGGCGGCAGCACCCTCCACCTCGACAGCGAACGACAGCGCCTCGGCGTCGCGAGCAGCCAGTCGCTTGGGCGCACGACCGGCGAGGCGGCGGTCAACGTCGACCTGCCGATCTCGCGCCGCGGGCGGGACTTCAGCGCGCTCGGCAACTTGACGCTCAGCGCGAATGCCGGCGTGGACCAGATCAGCGACTTCGGCACGCTGACTACGATCGGCGCAGGCGCCAACTGGTCGCCCGTCGACCGCTTGAACCTGATCACGAGCTGGTCGCGCGAGGAAGGCGCGCCCAGTATCAACCAGCTCGGCGATCCGGTGCTGGAAACGCCCGGCACGCGCATTTTCGATTTCACGACCGGCGGCACGGCCCTTGTGACCGCCACTACCGGCGGCAATCCTGACCTGCTCGCCGACCGGCGGACCGTGTGGAAGCTTGGCGGAAACTGGCAGCCGAGCGAAAAGACGGACCTGCGGCTGCGCGCCGAATATGTCCGCCAGACGGTCGACCGGCCGATCGCCGGCCTTGCGGTCACGCCGACCCTCGAGGCGGCGTTCCCGGAGCGTTTCGTCCGCAATGGAGCGGGCGAACTGATCAGCGTCGATCTTCGGCCCGTCAACTTCGACAGCTCGGAGCGGCAGACGCTCCGGTTCGGCTTTGATTTCACCAAGCCGCTGGCGTCGCGGCGACCGTCGCAGGCCTTGGTCGAACAGCTTCGCGGACAGTTCGGCGGCGCCCGTCGCCCAGGTGGAGCCGAAGGCGCGGCGCCCACGGCCGGTGCGGATCGCCAGGGCGCCCGCGGTGCCGGAGCTGGAGGGCGCGGTGGCGGGTTCGGCGGGCGCAATGGCGGCCGGCTGACCTTCTCGCTGACCGACACGCTGACCTTCGTCGACAAGGTCATCATCGGCCCGGGCCTGGCCGAGATCGATTATCTCGGCGGCGATGCGGCGGGGCAGAGCGGCGGCACGCCGCGGCACAACGTCGAAGCGCGCGCCGGTTACTTCAACAACGGCCTGGGCGCGCGGCTGAGCGCGAACTGGCGCAGCGGCACGACTGTCGACACGCTCGCCGGCGACGAGCTTCGCTTCTCGCCGCTGTCGACGTTCGACCTGCGGCTGTTCGCGAACGTCGGGCAAATTCCGGAAGTTGTCGTCAAGCACCCGTGGCTGCGCGGCTCGCAGGTCACGCTGCAGGTCGACAATGTCTTCAACAGCCGCCCGAATGTTCGCAACGGGGCCGGCGCGGTGCCGCTTAACTACCAGCCGGGGCTTCTCGACCCGCTCGGGCGCACGGTGATGATCAGCTTCCGCAAGCTGTTCCTGCCTGCCCGCTCGTTCTTCCGGAACGAGCGGGGTCAGGGCCAGTCGCGCTAG
- a CDS encoding peptidase M61 — protein MRNAAFVCLLLASAAPAQVVPGNSAPQPTPIVETIPAARDVAYPGTIRLDVDATDMARAIFKVREVVPVTAPGRLTLMLPRWLPGHHSPDVELDKIAGVQFTANGQRLQWARDPVEVAAYHVDVPAGVAEVEAQFQFLSATASNQGRIVSTPEMANIQWESVALYPAGYFVRNIPVVASLTLPAGWQAATALRPAAGSAPAGVNRMTYQQVNFETLQDSPVFAGLHFRRDDLGHNVALNTVADEAKELALPADVLAKHRAMVDQAVKLFGARHFDHYDFLNAISDKLGGIGLEHHRSTEISTDPGYYTDYANHLLDRNVFPHEFVHSWNGKYRRPAGQIVADFKTPLRNNLLWVYEGQTQFWGTVLEARSGMSSKQDVLDKIAIAAANLDNQPGREWRALEDTTFDPIIQNRRPEPWGTFQRNEDYYNEGMLIWIEADAIIRGGTGGKRGMDDFARAFFGVNNGDWGVLPYTREDVIRTLNGVYAYDWARFLHERVDQTSTRAPLGGFERSGYQLTYTDEPTGAYAARLKLFGTDDFYYSLGFNVSKERKLSGVRWGSAAFAQSLRGGDEIVAVGERAYSKDALTSAIKAAKDNGQPVRLIVKRGDTVRTVNIAYNGGIRYPRLVKTRAGNGALDLLLQPKR, from the coding sequence ATGCGGAATGCCGCGTTTGTCTGCCTGCTCCTCGCTTCCGCTGCCCCGGCACAGGTCGTGCCCGGCAACAGCGCGCCCCAGCCCACGCCGATCGTCGAGACGATCCCTGCCGCGCGCGACGTTGCTTATCCCGGCACCATCCGGCTCGACGTGGACGCAACCGACATGGCACGGGCGATCTTCAAGGTTCGCGAGGTGGTGCCGGTTACCGCGCCTGGCAGGCTGACGCTGATGTTGCCTCGGTGGCTTCCCGGCCATCACAGCCCGGATGTCGAGCTCGACAAGATCGCTGGTGTCCAATTCACCGCCAACGGACAGCGTCTGCAGTGGGCGCGCGACCCGGTCGAAGTCGCCGCCTATCATGTCGACGTTCCGGCGGGCGTGGCCGAAGTGGAAGCGCAATTCCAGTTCCTGTCGGCGACCGCGTCGAACCAAGGGCGCATTGTCTCCACTCCTGAAATGGCGAACATCCAGTGGGAGTCGGTGGCGCTCTATCCGGCCGGCTATTTCGTCCGGAACATCCCGGTGGTTGCCTCCCTGACGCTCCCCGCCGGCTGGCAGGCGGCGACGGCGCTCCGCCCCGCTGCTGGCTCGGCACCCGCCGGCGTGAACCGGATGACCTATCAGCAAGTGAACTTCGAGACGCTGCAGGACTCGCCGGTATTCGCCGGCCTTCATTTCCGCCGTGACGACCTCGGTCACAATGTCGCGCTCAACACTGTCGCCGACGAAGCGAAGGAGCTCGCGCTTCCGGCCGACGTGCTCGCCAAGCACCGGGCGATGGTCGACCAGGCGGTCAAGCTGTTCGGCGCCCGCCATTTCGACCACTATGACTTCCTCAATGCGATCAGCGACAAGCTGGGCGGCATTGGGCTCGAGCATCACCGCAGCACCGAGATTTCGACCGACCCGGGCTACTACACCGACTACGCCAACCACTTGCTCGACCGGAACGTGTTTCCGCACGAGTTCGTCCACAGCTGGAACGGCAAGTATCGCCGCCCGGCCGGCCAGATCGTCGCGGACTTCAAGACGCCGCTGCGCAACAACCTGCTGTGGGTCTACGAAGGCCAGACGCAGTTTTGGGGCACCGTTCTGGAGGCGCGCTCGGGCATGAGCTCGAAGCAGGACGTGCTCGACAAGATCGCGATCGCCGCCGCCAACCTCGACAACCAGCCGGGGCGCGAATGGCGGGCGCTCGAGGACACGACGTTTGACCCGATCATCCAGAACCGCCGGCCGGAGCCGTGGGGCACGTTCCAGCGGAACGAGGATTATTACAACGAAGGCATGCTGATCTGGATCGAGGCCGACGCGATCATTCGCGGCGGCACCGGCGGCAAGCGCGGCATGGACGACTTCGCCCGCGCCTTCTTCGGCGTGAACAACGGCGACTGGGGCGTGCTTCCCTACACGCGTGAGGACGTGATTCGGACGCTGAACGGCGTCTATGCCTATGACTGGGCGCGCTTCCTTCACGAGCGCGTCGACCAGACGAGCACGCGCGCGCCGCTCGGCGGGTTCGAACGGTCAGGCTATCAGCTTACCTATACCGACGAGCCGACCGGCGCTTATGCCGCTCGGCTCAAGCTGTTTGGCACCGACGATTTTTACTATTCACTCGGCTTCAACGTCAGCAAGGAACGCAAGCTGAGCGGCGTCCGCTGGGGCTCCGCCGCGTTCGCGCAGTCGCTGCGCGGCGGAGACGAAATCGTCGCCGTGGGCGAGCGCGCTTACTCGAAGGATGCGCTGACCAGCGCGATCAAGGCTGCGAAGGACAACGGCCAGCCGGTGCGGCTGATCGTCAAGCGCGGCGACACCGTGCGGACCGTGAACATCGCGTACAATGGCGGCATCCGCTACCCGCGGCTCGTCAAGACGCGGGCGGGCAACGGCGCGCTCGACCTTCTGCTGCAGCCCAAGCGCTAG